Proteins from a genomic interval of Blastocatellia bacterium:
- a CDS encoding site-2 protease family protein — protein MNWANWFSKKLSIFRILGIPVTLDYSWFIIFFVYSWTIAVVYLPNNAPQVTKLSSWMLGVITSLLVFISVLIHELGHSLIAQKEGIKIKGITLHIFGGLAYLESEPKTALAELKIAIAGPVASFLLSGLFYLLTLILLKTPYKALDQAFLHLSQVNFLLACFNLLPAFPMDGGRVLRAILWYFDKSYEKATRLTIVFGFVFSVALVALGIVNLLGGYNTIIGFWALLGGFLIVRLLNQLPPDLITTPGKKTRQSKIKQKPVKEVMTKKFTAIRPNVTIKEVMAIYEKTPAKTFLVVQDERLHGVLFMTDIEKLTELEQTNTVVSKLMRVVSQEYFVTQDLSIQEAINLLNNNTLEHLAVIDSDSLVVGALSLREIYLTKLG, from the coding sequence ATTATAGTTGGTTTATTATTTTCTTTGTTTATAGCTGGACAATTGCTGTTGTTTATTTACCTAACAACGCGCCACAGGTGACAAAATTGTCAAGCTGGATGTTAGGCGTAATTACTTCACTACTTGTATTTATTTCTGTGCTAATCCACGAGTTAGGGCATTCTTTAATTGCTCAAAAAGAAGGAATTAAAATAAAAGGAATTACTTTACATATTTTTGGAGGGCTAGCCTATTTAGAGTCTGAGCCAAAAACAGCTTTAGCAGAGCTAAAAATTGCTATTGCCGGCCCTGTAGCAAGCTTTTTATTGTCGGGACTTTTTTATTTACTTACTTTAATTTTGCTTAAAACACCTTATAAAGCTTTAGATCAAGCTTTTTTACATCTTAGCCAAGTTAATTTTCTACTAGCCTGTTTTAATTTGCTTCCGGCCTTTCCAATGGATGGGGGAAGGGTGCTACGGGCAATACTTTGGTATTTTGACAAATCTTATGAAAAGGCTACACGTCTAACAATTGTTTTTGGGTTTGTTTTTTCTGTTGCGTTAGTGGCTTTAGGAATAGTAAATCTTTTGGGGGGTTATAATACAATTATAGGTTTTTGGGCTTTGTTGGGAGGCTTTTTAATAGTTAGGTTACTAAACCAATTGCCACCAGATCTAATAACTACTCCTGGTAAAAAAACTAGACAAAGCAAAATAAAACAAAAGCCTGTTAAAGAAGTAATGACAAAGAAATTTACTGCTATTAGGCCAAATGTGACAATTAAAGAAGTTATGGCAATTTATGAAAAAACTCCAGCCAAAACATTTTTAGTTGTTCAAGACGAACGCTTACACGGAGTTTTATTTATGACGGATATAGAGAAGTTGACAGAACTAGAGCAAACAAATACAGTTGTTTCAAAGCTAATGAGAGTTGTTAGCCAAGAGTATTTTGTTACTCAGGATTTATCTATCCAAGAAGCTATTAACTTGTTAAATAACAACACATTAGAGCATCTTGCTGTAATTGATAGCGATAGTTTAGTGGTTGGGGCCTTAAGTTTAAGGGAAATTTATTTGACTAAATTAGGATAG
- a CDS encoding ergothioneine biosynthesis protein EgtB produces the protein MFTNKIEKLIEFYKSVRAKTMYIVEPLEIEDYVIQTAPFMSPPRWHIGHTSWFFEMLLKEYKANYQVYSEDYLFFFNSYYDKFGIRIERAKRGTKSRPTVKETICYRTHIDELMISFLSSLSTDPKLNEILPLVRLGLEHEMQHQELLVYDIKHLLCDIYKVPGEIPIPPNGKKITGMAEIEGGLFWLGNKDSEFTFDNEKPAHQVYLQDFAIDKTMVNNEQFLEFILAGGYQDPSWWYAEGWNILKQENWQAPLYWEFIDGEWYIRDFHALHKVSKKLDYPVSHISFHEAAAFAKWTGKRLPTEAEWEKAACFEPEKKEKLLFPWGHTLADSSKANLFENNYWDVTPIGAFSDGVSPYGCYQMIGDLWEWTSSDYVPYPGFKPYFNEYTDKWFVSQKVLRGASYATPQIHARTTYRNYFYPQERWFLSGFRCAKTL, from the coding sequence ATGTTTACCAACAAGATAGAAAAGTTAATAGAGTTTTATAAGAGTGTCCGTGCTAAAACAATGTATATAGTTGAACCACTAGAAATAGAGGACTATGTTATTCAAACTGCGCCGTTTATGAGTCCCCCACGTTGGCATATTGGACACACTAGTTGGTTTTTTGAAATGCTTCTAAAAGAATATAAAGCTAATTATCAAGTTTATTCAGAGGATTATCTTTTTTTCTTTAATTCCTACTATGACAAATTTGGCATACGCATTGAGCGTGCTAAACGTGGGACTAAATCACGGCCAACAGTTAAAGAAACTATTTGCTATCGCACTCATATAGATGAACTAATGATTAGTTTTTTAAGCAGTTTAAGCACAGATCCTAAACTCAACGAGATTTTGCCGCTTGTACGATTAGGGCTAGAACATGAAATGCAGCATCAAGAGTTACTTGTTTATGATATAAAACATTTGCTTTGTGATATTTACAAAGTGCCAGGTGAAATTCCTATACCTCCTAACGGTAAAAAAATAACAGGTATGGCAGAAATTGAAGGCGGATTATTTTGGCTAGGAAATAAAGATAGCGAATTTACTTTTGATAATGAAAAACCTGCTCATCAAGTCTATTTACAAGACTTTGCAATTGATAAAACAATGGTCAATAATGAGCAGTTTTTAGAATTTATTCTAGCTGGTGGCTATCAAGATCCTAGTTGGTGGTATGCTGAAGGCTGGAACATACTTAAGCAAGAAAACTGGCAAGCCCCGCTTTATTGGGAATTTATTGATGGTGAATGGTATATTCGAGATTTTCACGCGCTACATAAAGTTAGCAAAAAACTAGATTATCCTGTTTCACATATAAGTTTTCATGAGGCTGCCGCTTTTGCTAAATGGACAGGAAAACGACTCCCTACAGAAGCAGAATGGGAAAAAGCAGCATGTTTTGAGCCAGAAAAAAAAGAAAAACTTTTATTTCCCTGGGGACATACATTAGCAGATAGCTCTAAAGCAAATTTATTTGAAAATAATTATTGGGATGTTACACCTATAGGTGCTTTTAGCGATGGTGTAAGTCCTTATGGATGCTATCAAATGATAGGAGATCTATGGGAATGGACAAGCTCAGACTATGTGCCTTATCCAGGGTTTAAGCCCTATTTTAATGAATATACTGACAAATGGTTTGTTAGCCAAAAAGTTTTGCGGGGTGCTTCTTATGCTACACCTCAAATCCATGCACGTACAACTTACCGAAATTATTTTTATCCTCAAGAACGCTGGTTTTTATCTGGATTTCGTTGTGCTAAAACTTTGTAA
- a CDS encoding cob(I)yrinic acid a,c-diamide adenosyltransferase produces MRITRVYTRTGDQGKTGLVDGSRVSKANIRVDAYGDVDELNSLLGLVRVKIDDEELDGVLAIIQNDLFIVGSDLASPLSINVPRIEQIAIEKLETWADLYLENLPPLKEFVLPGGSEAGALAHLARTVARRAERRVVELSDAEELNPLTIAYLNRLSDLLFVLAREINRRKAVTENFANFSARNK; encoded by the coding sequence ATGCGTATTACTAGAGTATATACCCGAACTGGGGATCAAGGAAAAACAGGTCTAGTTGATGGAAGTCGTGTTAGTAAGGCTAACATTAGAGTTGATGCTTATGGTGATGTGGATGAGTTAAATTCACTGCTAGGACTTGTTAGGGTTAAAATAGATGATGAAGAATTAGATGGGGTTTTAGCTATAATTCAAAATGATTTATTTATAGTTGGTTCAGACCTAGCTAGCCCACTTTCAATAAACGTTCCTCGTATAGAACAAATCGCTATTGAAAAGCTAGAAACTTGGGCAGACCTTTATTTAGAAAACCTTCCTCCATTAAAAGAGTTTGTTTTACCAGGCGGCTCTGAAGCAGGAGCATTAGCCCATTTAGCCCGAACTGTAGCCCGTAGAGCAGAGCGAAGAGTTGTAGAATTAAGTGATGCAGAAGAACTTAACCCTTTAACCATAGCCTATCTAAACCGTCTATCAGACCTACTTTTTGTCTTAGCGCGAGAGATAAACCGGCGTAAAGCAGTAACAGAGAATTTTGCTAATTTTTCTGCTCGTAATAAGTAA
- the gndA gene encoding NADP-dependent phosphogluconate dehydrogenase has protein sequence MAEAKIGLIGLAVMGENLALNIERNGYPIAVWNRNADKVNTLLETRAKGKKFIGCTSIEDFVKAIEKPRKIVLLVKAGEAVDWTVAQLKPYLEKGDIIIDGGNSWYHDTERRSRELAADGLHFMGSGVSGGEEGALWGPSLMPGGDTEAYESLRPIWEAIAAKVDDGPCVTYIGPEGSGHFVKMVHNGIEYGDMQLIAEAYDMMRRCLNMSASEIGDVFTEWNKGVLSSFLIEITGEIFKYVDEETGKPLVDLIMDKAGQKGTGLWTSKVALDLGVAIPTIESALVARMMSGLKTQRIEASKALAGPENNGYEGDKAAFIAAIHDALYASKICSYAQGMALIKLASDTNNWNLNLGEISRIWKGGCIIRAQFLDKIKQAYQRRTDLPNLLLDADFRDAVNAAQAGWRKAVTTAISLGVPCLAMASSLAYYDSYRSENLPQNLTQGQRDFFGAHTYERVDKPDAGFMHTEWRKKAE, from the coding sequence ATGGCAGAAGCTAAAATTGGTCTTATTGGCCTGGCAGTTATGGGTGAAAACTTGGCTCTAAACATTGAGCGTAATGGCTACCCTATCGCAGTATGGAATCGTAATGCAGACAAAGTAAATACTTTGTTAGAAACACGGGCCAAAGGTAAAAAATTTATTGGTTGCACATCAATAGAGGATTTTGTTAAAGCTATTGAAAAACCCCGTAAAATTGTACTTTTAGTAAAAGCTGGTGAAGCAGTTGATTGGACTGTAGCGCAACTTAAGCCTTATTTAGAAAAAGGCGATATTATCATTGATGGCGGTAATTCCTGGTATCACGATACAGAAAGACGCTCTCGTGAACTAGCAGCCGATGGCCTACATTTTATGGGTTCTGGGGTTTCAGGCGGTGAAGAGGGTGCATTATGGGGCCCATCCCTAATGCCAGGTGGCGATACAGAAGCTTATGAAAGCTTACGACCAATTTGGGAAGCAATTGCTGCTAAAGTCGATGACGGCCCATGTGTTACTTATATTGGCCCAGAAGGTTCAGGACACTTTGTTAAAATGGTTCATAACGGCATTGAATATGGCGATATGCAGTTAATTGCTGAAGCTTATGACATGATGCGCCGTTGCTTAAATATGTCTGCAAGTGAAATTGGAGACGTGTTTACAGAATGGAATAAAGGCGTTCTTAGCTCCTTCCTAATTGAAATCACTGGCGAAATTTTCAAATATGTTGATGAAGAAACAGGTAAACCACTTGTAGATTTAATTATGGACAAAGCTGGTCAAAAAGGTACTGGTCTTTGGACTTCAAAAGTAGCTCTTGATTTAGGTGTTGCTATTCCTACCATTGAATCTGCTTTGGTTGCTCGTATGATGTCTGGACTTAAGACCCAACGTATTGAAGCTTCTAAAGCTTTAGCTGGCCCAGAAAATAATGGTTATGAAGGTGATAAAGCTGCCTTTATTGCTGCTATTCATGATGCTCTTTATGCTTCTAAGATTTGTTCTTATGCTCAAGGTATGGCATTAATTAAATTAGCTTCAGATACCAATAATTGGAATCTTAACCTAGGTGAAATTAGCCGTATTTGGAAGGGTGGTTGTATTATACGCGCTCAATTCTTAGATAAGATTAAACAAGCTTATCAACGCCGTACAGACCTTCCAAACCTCTTATTAGATGCAGATTTCCGAGATGCTGTTAATGCTGCTCAAGCAGGCTGGCGCAAGGCTGTTACTACAGCAATATCATTAGGCGTACCTTGTCTAGCTATGGCATCTAGTTTAGCTTACTATGATAGCTATCGCTCTGAAAACTTACCTCAAAACTTAACTCAAGGCCAACGAGACTTCTTTGGCGCGCATACTTATGAACGTGTAGATAAACCAGATGCAGGCTTTATGCACACTGAATGGAGAAAGAAGGCTGAATAA
- a CDS encoding glucose-6-phosphate dehydrogenase assembly protein OpcA, with protein sequence MTASNTIITTDNMMKPFDQRTIERDIRELWKEKEQDAASKKATMRACVSNLLIYEDQQDEIGSLTETIIDITRHHPCRVIVMSSQPNAITNKLEAGVSAVCSYIPGRGKQICSEQIMINAEGDTVKRLAASVMPLFVSDLPVTLWWRGMPVDAQPFSGLLSCADRVILDSSYSNRPTIFLSVLATLVRERFKEVAFSDINWSRLTQLRSHLAGLFDVPDLLAYLRDLSKITIEFPAAKADQDLASPQAMLLVGWFMSRLGWGLTEDILRSRTGATILKFLRGEREITVEMMPSAKLVDQDLKLTLTMTDNTGWQEARIVVSRNYAQNAIETKLETPTICWLKNVARYEMPKEAELILNELEILGHDVIYENALECAGQIIDKM encoded by the coding sequence ATGACTGCAAGCAATACAATAATAACAACAGACAATATGATGAAGCCTTTTGACCAACGTACAATTGAACGGGATATTAGAGAGCTTTGGAAAGAAAAAGAACAAGACGCTGCTAGTAAAAAAGCTACTATGCGTGCTTGTGTAAGCAACTTGTTGATTTATGAAGACCAGCAGGACGAAATAGGAAGTTTGACAGAAACCATAATTGATATTACACGTCATCATCCTTGCCGTGTAATAGTAATGTCATCACAACCTAATGCAATAACAAACAAACTAGAAGCAGGTGTTTCTGCTGTATGTAGCTATATTCCAGGCCGAGGCAAGCAAATTTGTTCTGAACAAATTATGATTAATGCTGAGGGTGATACAGTAAAACGTTTGGCTGCAAGTGTAATGCCGCTATTTGTTTCTGACCTTCCTGTAACTCTTTGGTGGCGTGGGATGCCGGTAGATGCCCAACCTTTTAGTGGGTTATTAAGTTGTGCAGATCGAGTTATTTTAGATTCTAGTTATTCTAATCGCCCAACTATTTTCTTATCTGTACTAGCAACATTAGTTCGAGAACGCTTTAAGGAAGTTGCTTTTAGTGATATTAATTGGTCACGTCTAACACAATTAAGATCACATTTAGCAGGACTTTTTGATGTACCAGACTTGCTTGCCTATTTACGCGACCTATCAAAAATAACTATTGAATTTCCTGCTGCTAAGGCTGATCAAGACCTAGCTTCTCCACAAGCAATGTTGCTTGTAGGCTGGTTTATGAGTCGTTTAGGTTGGGGACTTACCGAAGATATTTTACGCTCAAGAACTGGAGCAACTATCTTAAAATTCTTACGCGGTGAGCGTGAAATTACTGTAGAGATGATGCCATCAGCAAAATTAGTAGACCAAGACTTAAAGTTAACTCTTACCATGACAGACAATACAGGTTGGCAAGAAGCACGTATTGTAGTTAGTCGCAATTATGCCCAAAATGCTATTGAAACTAAGTTAGAAACTCCAACTATTTGTTGGTTAAAAAATGTTGCTCGTTATGAAATGCCAAAAGAGGCAGAATTAATCTTAAATGAATTAGAAATTCTTGGGCATGATGTTATCTATGAAAATGCTTTGGAATGTGCTGGGCAAATCATCGACAAAATGTAA
- the pgl gene encoding 6-phosphogluconolactonase, with protein MTHLEIKVCKNQEEIFTKSVDMFIEIANQAIAARGHFSIALSGGSTPKGMYALLASDAYKDKVDWNKVYLFWGDERSVAPDNDQSNYKMANEAMIKKVPIPAENVHRMEAERQDIEQAAKDYEAAIKQVMPFADGEQPCFDLILLGMGDDGHTASLFPHTKALSENTRTVVVNWVEKFNTNRMTLTAPAINNARNVVFMAAGANKEQPLKEVLSGAPNSDLYPSQLIRPTDGNLVWLVDEAATGNNKY; from the coding sequence ATGACGCATCTGGAAATTAAAGTTTGTAAAAACCAAGAAGAAATTTTTACTAAATCAGTAGACATGTTTATTGAAATAGCCAACCAAGCTATTGCTGCAAGGGGGCATTTTAGTATCGCGCTTTCAGGTGGTTCAACTCCGAAAGGTATGTACGCGCTACTTGCTAGTGATGCTTATAAAGATAAAGTTGATTGGAATAAAGTTTATCTATTTTGGGGTGATGAACGTTCGGTTGCTCCAGATAATGACCAAAGTAATTACAAAATGGCAAACGAGGCAATGATAAAAAAAGTGCCTATTCCAGCAGAAAATGTTCATAGAATGGAAGCTGAAAGACAAGATATAGAACAAGCAGCAAAAGATTATGAAGCTGCCATAAAACAAGTTATGCCTTTTGCCGATGGTGAGCAACCTTGCTTTGATTTAATTTTGCTTGGAATGGGTGATGATGGTCATACAGCTTCACTTTTCCCGCATACTAAAGCCTTATCAGAAAATACTAGAACCGTAGTAGTAAATTGGGTAGAGAAATTTAATACAAACCGGATGACTCTAACGGCTCCAGCTATTAATAATGCTCGAAATGTTGTTTTTATGGCAGCCGGCGCAAATAAAGAACAGCCCTTAAAAGAAGTTTTATCTGGTGCGCCAAATTCAGACCTTTATCCTTCTCAACTAATTCGTCCAACAGATGGAAATCTAGTTTGGTTGGTTGATGAGGCAGCAACAGGAAACAATAAATATTAA
- the wecB gene encoding UDP-N-acetylglucosamine 2-epimerase (non-hydrolyzing), giving the protein MLEKKLKLMCIVGARPNFMKIAPIMDEIARCRDKVTAVLVHTGQHYDELMSDAFFADLEIPRPDINLAVGSGSHAEQTAKIMLAFESVVLAQEPDWVLVVGDVNSTMACTLVCSKLGIKVAHIEAGLRSFDRNMPEEVNRLVTDVLADLLLTPSRDADVNLLKEGISPEKIKFVGNVMIDTLYKYLPKAKHSQILNNLALTPYSYGVVTLHRPSNVDDKKIFQGILEALGAISSKLPLVFPIHPRTRERIKQFKLDKKTSSFNIKFIDPLGYLDFLQLYSNSRLVLTDSGGIQEETTVLGIPCLTLRENTERPITIKQGTNHLIGTKRKKIEQEAFNVLSQPINEPKRLEFWDGQAAERIIEEIIAASGLTG; this is encoded by the coding sequence ATGTTAGAAAAAAAATTAAAATTAATGTGTATTGTAGGAGCGCGTCCTAATTTTATGAAAATTGCTCCTATAATGGATGAAATCGCTCGTTGTAGGGATAAAGTAACAGCAGTTTTGGTTCACACGGGCCAACATTATGATGAACTGATGTCAGATGCTTTTTTTGCTGATTTAGAAATTCCCCGTCCAGATATTAATTTAGCTGTTGGTTCTGGCTCACATGCAGAACAAACCGCAAAAATTATGCTAGCATTTGAAAGCGTTGTCTTAGCCCAAGAGCCAGACTGGGTTTTAGTCGTCGGCGATGTTAATTCCACTATGGCTTGTACTTTGGTTTGTAGCAAATTAGGAATTAAAGTAGCTCATATAGAAGCTGGACTACGTAGTTTTGATAGAAATATGCCAGAAGAAGTTAATCGGCTAGTTACAGATGTTTTAGCTGACCTTCTTTTAACACCTAGCCGAGATGCTGATGTAAATTTGCTTAAAGAAGGAATTTCACCAGAAAAAATTAAGTTTGTTGGTAATGTAATGATTGATACTTTGTACAAATACTTACCAAAAGCAAAACATTCACAAATTCTAAATAATTTGGCCTTAACGCCTTATAGTTACGGCGTTGTCACCTTACATCGACCATCAAATGTAGATGATAAAAAAATTTTTCAAGGAATTTTAGAAGCTTTAGGAGCAATTTCTTCTAAACTCCCATTAGTTTTTCCAATTCATCCTAGAACTCGTGAAAGAATTAAGCAATTTAAGCTTGATAAAAAGACTAGCAGTTTTAACATTAAGTTTATAGATCCGCTAGGTTATTTAGATTTCCTCCAACTCTACAGTAATTCAAGGCTTGTACTAACTGATTCAGGTGGAATACAAGAAGAAACAACTGTTTTAGGTATTCCTTGTTTAACTTTGCGAGAAAATACAGAACGGCCAATAACAATTAAACAAGGTACAAATCATTTAATAGGGACTAAGCGAAAGAAAATAGAGCAGGAAGCTTTTAATGTCCTCTCACAACCAATAAATGAGCCAAAAAGACTAGAATTTTGGGATGGACAAGCAGCAGAAAGAATAATTGAAGAAATCATTGCTGCTAGTGGCTTAACTGGTTAA
- a CDS encoding O-antigen ligase family protein: MLNILFSEKLSKFNPSNFSSQSVLVMLALLLTILNAFLIYQNNSQLALVLCACLAISLLSQKLEFLFCCWIAFSPLLDYLIRYPDQQAFINCARVFVMLLALGTVARLVKQDQLKLNLGLMEISWLLFATYTLLDCLLHGSFSFSTLKIAVDGFLLPTILYIIVRQSFSIKEIEKKILFALIILAYCILPIGVYELITGIDLFAYPGGQLIYDGVIRPNGPFLSDNSYALISLLLALTLAYWPTVAKISMAKKLAWLWRGAVVSAFLASLVPQFRAVMLMIVICLMLGRGLNLGWRSLIKPTVLAIVVIIAAIPAWLIFSTTKFYESRIADSANISSRINTYKRALEIARSNIILGVGLGNYENYFNQRWAIKEQPEKEKLGELAQSTPHSNFLSVLAELGILGFMFYLLAYLASFYIAWKVRKYNNKVAGTAVILLIIAYTGVGFTLTSGYYPDLNLFFFSSMGMLLKRGLEDFPATS, encoded by the coding sequence ATGCTAAATATATTGTTTTCTGAAAAATTAAGTAAATTTAATCCTAGTAACTTTTCTAGTCAAAGTGTTTTAGTAATGTTAGCATTACTCTTAACTATACTTAATGCTTTTCTTATCTACCAAAATAATTCTCAATTAGCTTTAGTCCTTTGTGCTTGTTTAGCAATTAGTCTTTTAAGCCAGAAGTTAGAATTTTTATTTTGTTGTTGGATAGCGTTTTCACCCTTGCTAGATTACTTAATCCGTTATCCAGATCAGCAAGCTTTTATTAATTGTGCGCGTGTTTTTGTGATGTTGCTAGCTTTAGGTACAGTTGCTCGGCTGGTAAAACAAGATCAATTAAAACTTAATCTAGGTCTAATGGAAATTTCTTGGCTTCTCTTTGCTACTTACACACTGCTAGATTGTTTGTTACATGGAAGTTTTTCTTTTTCTACATTAAAAATTGCTGTTGATGGTTTTTTACTACCTACAATTTTATACATAATTGTTCGACAAAGTTTTTCAATCAAAGAAATAGAAAAGAAAATACTGTTTGCATTAATTATACTTGCCTATTGTATTTTACCTATTGGAGTTTATGAATTAATAACAGGAATAGACTTATTTGCTTATCCAGGCGGTCAACTTATTTATGATGGTGTTATACGTCCTAACGGGCCATTTTTATCAGATAATTCTTATGCGTTGATTTCATTGCTTTTAGCTTTAACCCTAGCATATTGGCCTACGGTAGCAAAAATTTCTATGGCAAAAAAACTTGCTTGGCTTTGGCGCGGGGCGGTTGTAAGTGCTTTTTTAGCATCCTTAGTTCCACAATTTAGAGCAGTAATGTTAATGATAGTTATTTGCTTAATGTTAGGACGAGGGTTAAACTTGGGTTGGCGATCGCTTATAAAACCAACTGTCTTAGCAATTGTAGTTATAATAGCTGCAATTCCCGCTTGGCTAATTTTTAGTACTACAAAATTTTATGAGTCAAGAATTGCTGATTCTGCAAATATTTCTAGTAGGATTAATACCTATAAAAGAGCCTTAGAAATTGCTCGCAGTAATATTATACTAGGTGTTGGACTAGGTAATTATGAAAACTATTTTAATCAACGTTGGGCAATTAAAGAGCAACCAGAAAAAGAAAAACTTGGAGAACTTGCACAAAGCACCCCACACAGCAATTTTTTATCTGTATTAGCGGAATTAGGGATTCTGGGCTTTATGTTTTATTTACTGGCATATTTAGCTTCTTTTTACATTGCTTGGAAAGTAAGAAAATATAACAATAAAGTTGCTGGCACAGCAGTAATTTTACTAATTATAGCTTATACAGGAGTTGGATTTACTTTAACAAGTGGTTATTATCCAGATCTTAATTTATTTTTCTTTTCTTCTATGGGGATGCTATTAAAACGAGGTTTAGAAGATTTTCCAGCTACTTCTTAA